The genomic segment ATGTCTCATTCGCGGATGGGTGCTGCTTTATCTGCGTAAGTAGTTGAATTGAATTCAATTCTTCGATTCTACATTTCCATTTCTCCCGTTTCAAGTTTCGTTCTAAGCATTAGcttatttctcctttttccttgaTCTTAATATGCGCGATCTCCCAACAATTTTTGCACCAAATTCAATTACAACAAACTCTGTtacttttctattcgtagtatCCTTTCTCAACACTCGACTCTCCCTGACTTTCCTTTTGAATGAATTTCAAGTGAAACTACCGATTCGGCGTTGTgcagaggaaaagaaaagagggggaaagagagagagagagagagagagagagagggagagagagagggagagagattcATAAAACAAGAAAATCAGGGCAAATTTGGCATTGCGCATCCCAATTAATCGAATCGCACGTGCTTTTATGCGTTTTTACGACTGTCGATCAAACTTGAATGTCTAGAGTTTAAGAGACTAGGTCTAGATTCTAGATGGTAGCCCGAATAGCTCGATACATCGAAGGACGAGCATAGACAGCCGTTGCACCATAgctacgtatacatatacatacgtatgtgtaGGATAATACGTTAGATAGGTAGATAGAACATAGAACCCCTGACTATGAGTCTTCGTTCACCGTAGTTTGTAGTGTCATGATGGTCGCTTTTGACAACGCACAATCTAATCGCGATTGCTTTAGCTACGCCAAAATATATAGTTGAAACTGTATGCGCTTTAGTTTTGATCGTTGTTAATAAATGCACGTGAAAGGAAATCGGGATGACGCGAGATTTTTGGCGGATGATGAAAGATGAACGAGATCGAAACGTGAACCACGGTAATGATAAGACAATTACGATGACGCAACGAGGACGAGAACAATAAAAATGAGCCAGGCGGGGTACGCGATCGGATGAAGTGGTGCGATAGAGATTTGAAAAGAGGGTCGATTGCCGTAGGACAACCGATAGCCCGGCGAACAAACCAACAACATCGACAAGTGGAAGCGGAGCGGCGGGAACTAGCGGTTCAAGCGGTTTGACGACGAGCGGGGCAACCGCGGGAGCTAGCGGATCGGGGTCTGGCGTGGGAGCCGCGTCTGGTATTGGAAATGCGAACGCAGGAACGAGCGGGGCGAACGCGATTTCCCTCGGCGGTGCTAGTAGCGGGTCGGCCGCTGGAACGGCCGAACCTCGCACTCCCACCGCTGGAGTGCAAAACAAACAGCTGCAGAATGTCAAAGGAGATCATCCGTCGGTAGGTCGGATTTCTTCGTCGAATCTCTTTCTCCCGCCGATTTCGCGAGTCCAATCCGTATGCGTAGCTTTGAATACGTTTTCATTTCAGAAAGCGTTTCTGCAGAGCAGATCGATGTCTTTGGTGGACATGTACATCGATAATTCAGAACCCAGCGAGAATGTTGGTCAAATACATTTCAGCTTGGAATATGATTTTCAAAACACTACGCTTATCTTACGTATTATACAGGTTAGTGCTGCCTGCCTACGATACGCGAATCGTCGATATTCGGTCTACCTCCATCTACCTACCCATCGCGGCCAAACCTATAAATGACAAATGTTACTCGGTACTTTGACTTTTAGGGTAAAGATTTGCCGGCAAAGGACTTATCCGGGACGTCCGATCCTTACGTCCGCGTAACCCTTCTGCCGGACAAGAAACACCGACTAGAGACGAAGATAAAGAGACGCACTCTAAATCCTCGATGGaacgaaacattttatttcgaaGGTAAGCATCGATCCGAGATGCGTTCCAGGCAAACTGCATCGCATACACAGATTCACGCTACGATTACACGTTTCAAAAAGGATTACGTCGCCTTATATTACGTTCTTTGCGTAGGTTTCCCGATTCAAAAGTTACAAAGCAGAGTGTTGCATTTACACGTGTTCGATTACGATCGATTTTCCAGGGACGATTCTATCGGAGAAATGTTTCTTCCGCTATGTCAGGTAATTTTCATGATCAATCCGTGCTCTTCAGCGATGGTTCGATGGTTCGAGTGGTATCGAGTCGCGATATAACGATGAACGATTCTCGGTAGGTTGACTTTTCGGACAAACCGTCATTTTGGAAAGCCCTGAAACCACCGGCGAAGGATAAGTGTGGCGAATTATTGTGTTCCTTGTGTTATCATCCGAGCAATTCCGTACTCACTTTGACGCTTTTAAAAGCGAGAAACTTGAAAGCAAAAGATATTAACGGAAAATCAGGTGAGCGATTCGATATTTTGAGATTGCGGTCAGGCTacacttaattttttcttttcccttttctccACTCTGCTTTTGCGTTTAGATCCATATGTAAAAGTATGGTTGCAATTCGGCGACAAGAGGATCGAAAAACGGAAGACACCTATATTTAAATGTACTCTGAATCCAGTATTCAACGAAGCATTTTCGTTTAACGTACCATGGGAAAAGATTCGAGAATGTTCCTTGGACGTAATGGTGATGGACTTCGATAACATCGGTCGAAATGAGTTGATCGGACGAATTCAACTTGCAGGTACAGTATTTTTCGATAATTTGCTCAATGCAACCGCCACTGTGTCACTGTCACTGTCACTGTCACTGTTACTGTTACTGTTACTGTCACAATCGTATCATTACCAGCGTCGTCGGTCTCTTTATGCATCTATGCGCACGTAGAACTATCGGATAACGTTGTTGTTCGTTGGTAAAATTTCAGGAAAAAACGGCAGTGGAGCGAGCGAAACGAAACACTGGCAAGATATGATTACGAAGCCGCGGCAGACGATCGTACAATGGCATCGACTAAAGCCAGAGTAAAGGTTTGAACGTATCTGGTGCTACTTGTATACGTTACGAGCACATTGGAGATCGTCGATCAAACCTAGACCTGTAACATCGAGAGTATCTTCTGAATTCTCGAGCCCCTTTAACTTTGACACTATTTCGCGTCGTCTTTTTCTTCTActtacttttctctttttttcattttccgccgtctctttgtttctttcttctcttataTATCCCCTTCCCgttttttatttcctacttCGCATAAAATCGATCAAAATCTACCGAGATCTTTGGCACGATTTCGAAGTGCCTGTTGATTTCGATTCACGCACTTTTCGCAGTCGAGTATCGTGTCGAATCGAAAGTGACAGACATTCCGTCGGCTTACCCATACAAATATAGTTCACTACGTGGCGTTTCGTTTGGTTTCATGCGACGACGTTCTTCTGTATAGAAAAATACGGAGGAAATCAACTGGTGTTCTAGCTTCTTTATTTTCCCTCGATTGCTCTATCGGTTGGCTGGAAATGGGAAAGAACAGAGGAAAGGTCGAGCGTCCATATCGAGCGAAAGATTTCCCTTTCCCCCAGGATACTTATGAGCAGAAACTGTTTCTGTACGTTGCGTTACGATCGAACCATTTTCTCCGGCGCAACGTCGATATTTCCTGTCGGTTAGTTCTTTGTCCTCCTTTTTCTTCATGCACGACAACGATTCACGACGAATATATATCCGTATTCAGCTCCCTCGCGCGAACGATAACGAGCTCGTTCTCACGCGAGATCGTGTGCCGCGATGTTTGAACATACCGATATACGTTTCGAGCGAACGACGAGACGCCCGAAACAGCGACCGATCGATATTACTTTTGCGACTCTATTGACATTTAACATCGAACATTATTTTTATGAGTGTTTTGCACGAGTAAGTACGTACCGAGTACGTAATACCGTTGCTTCGAAATACGTTGATGCGATTCAGCGTCAACCTCGTCCCTGTTTCCCGTATATTCATCCCCGGTGTCTTTCGATTCTACCATCAGATATCAAAGCGTTAcgacaaagaaaagaaatgtcTGCTCGTCTACCAATCTTCAAAAAGTTTCCCTTTATTACGCGCTTTCTGTTTCATCCCTTTGCCCCGATTTCATCATTTCTCATTTTTGAGTCGGCCGTTAAAATCCATTGTTGACCGAAGGTAGAACCAAACTCGG from the Bombus terrestris chromosome 1, iyBomTerr1.2, whole genome shotgun sequence genome contains:
- the LOC100647956 gene encoding synaptotagmin-7 isoform X6; its protein translation is MEIAASAMLDGLKNNRISKLALSRFLSQSLTTDSPANKPTTSTSGSGAAGTSGSSGLTTSGATAGASGSGSGVGAASGIGNANAGTSGANAISLGGASSGSAAGTAEPRTPTAGVQNKQLQNVKGDHPSKAFLQSRSMSLVDMYIDNSEPSENVGQIHFSLEYDFQNTTLILRIIQGKDLPAKDLSGTSDPYVRVTLLPDKKHRLETKIKRRTLNPRWNETFYFEGFPIQKLQSRVLHLHVFDYDRFSRDDSIGEMFLPLCQVDFSDKPSFWKALKPPAKDKCGELLCSLCYHPSNSVLTLTLLKARNLKAKDINGKSDPYVKVWLQFGDKRIEKRKTPIFKCTLNPVFNEAFSFNVPWEKIRECSLDVMVMDFDNIGRNELIGRIQLAGKNGSGASETKHWQDMITKPRQTIVQWHRLKPE
- the LOC100647956 gene encoding synaptotagmin-7 isoform X4 codes for the protein MEIAASAMLDGLKNNRISKLALSRFLSQSLAQLETTDSPANKPTTSTSGSGAAGTSGSSGLTTSGATAGASGSGSGVGAASGIGNANAGTSGANAISLGGASSGSAAGTAEPRTPTAGVQNKQLQNVKGDHPSKAFLQSRSMSLVDMYIDNSEPSENVGQIHFSLEYDFQNTTLILRIIQGKDLPAKDLSGTSDPYVRVTLLPDKKHRLETKIKRRTLNPRWNETFYFEGFPIQKLQSRVLHLHVFDYDRFSRDDSIGEMFLPLCQVDFSDKPSFWKALKPPAKDKCGELLCSLCYHPSNSVLTLTLLKARNLKAKDINGKSDPYVKVWLQFGDKRIEKRKTPIFKCTLNPVFNEAFSFNVPWEKIRECSLDVMVMDFDNIGRNELIGRIQLAGKNGSGASETKHWQDMITKPRQTIVQWHRLKPE
- the LOC100647956 gene encoding synaptotagmin-7 isoform X1, yielding MERRDVILTAVFGTVGGLAILVVFGMAAWLYLRTKKSKRRDNDLEPQSEHGDSFNDNRHGKPAKRNGLLNLRTPLISTKSFGAQLETTDSPANKPTTSTSGSGAAGTSGSSGLTTSGATAGASGSGSGVGAASGIGNANAGTSGANAISLGGASSGSAAGTAEPRTPTAGVQNKQLQNVKGDHPSKAFLQSRSMSLVDMYIDNSEPSENVGQIHFSLEYDFQNTTLILRIIQGKDLPAKDLSGTSDPYVRVTLLPDKKHRLETKIKRRTLNPRWNETFYFEGFPIQKLQSRVLHLHVFDYDRFSRDDSIGEMFLPLCQVDFSDKPSFWKALKPPAKDKCGELLCSLCYHPSNSVLTLTLLKARNLKAKDINGKSDPYVKVWLQFGDKRIEKRKTPIFKCTLNPVFNEAFSFNVPWEKIRECSLDVMVMDFDNIGRNELIGRIQLAGKNGSGASETKHWQDMITKPRQTIVQWHRLKPE
- the LOC100647956 gene encoding synaptotagmin-7 isoform X3, which encodes MERRDVILTAVFGTVGGLAILVVFGMAAWLYLRTKKSKRRDNDLEPQSEHGDSFNDNRHGKPAKRNGLLNLRTPLISTKSFGAQLDPANKPTTSTSGSGAAGTSGSSGLTTSGATAGASGSGSGVGAASGIGNANAGTSGANAISLGGASSGSAAGTAEPRTPTAGVQNKQLQNVKGDHPSKAFLQSRSMSLVDMYIDNSEPSENVGQIHFSLEYDFQNTTLILRIIQGKDLPAKDLSGTSDPYVRVTLLPDKKHRLETKIKRRTLNPRWNETFYFEGFPIQKLQSRVLHLHVFDYDRFSRDDSIGEMFLPLCQVDFSDKPSFWKALKPPAKDKCGELLCSLCYHPSNSVLTLTLLKARNLKAKDINGKSDPYVKVWLQFGDKRIEKRKTPIFKCTLNPVFNEAFSFNVPWEKIRECSLDVMVMDFDNIGRNELIGRIQLAGKNGSGASETKHWQDMITKPRQTIVQWHRLKPE
- the LOC100647956 gene encoding synaptotagmin-7 isoform X5, whose protein sequence is MEIAASAMLDGLKNNRISKLALSRFLSQSLAQLDPANKPTTSTSGSGAAGTSGSSGLTTSGATAGASGSGSGVGAASGIGNANAGTSGANAISLGGASSGSAAGTAEPRTPTAGVQNKQLQNVKGDHPSKAFLQSRSMSLVDMYIDNSEPSENVGQIHFSLEYDFQNTTLILRIIQGKDLPAKDLSGTSDPYVRVTLLPDKKHRLETKIKRRTLNPRWNETFYFEGFPIQKLQSRVLHLHVFDYDRFSRDDSIGEMFLPLCQVDFSDKPSFWKALKPPAKDKCGELLCSLCYHPSNSVLTLTLLKARNLKAKDINGKSDPYVKVWLQFGDKRIEKRKTPIFKCTLNPVFNEAFSFNVPWEKIRECSLDVMVMDFDNIGRNELIGRIQLAGKNGSGASETKHWQDMITKPRQTIVQWHRLKPE
- the LOC100647956 gene encoding synaptotagmin-7 isoform X10, giving the protein MSHSRMGAALSATTDSPANKPTTSTSGSGAAGTSGSSGLTTSGATAGASGSGSGVGAASGIGNANAGTSGANAISLGGASSGSAAGTAEPRTPTAGVQNKQLQNVKGDHPSKAFLQSRSMSLVDMYIDNSEPSENVGQIHFSLEYDFQNTTLILRIIQGKDLPAKDLSGTSDPYVRVTLLPDKKHRLETKIKRRTLNPRWNETFYFEGFPIQKLQSRVLHLHVFDYDRFSRDDSIGEMFLPLCQVDFSDKPSFWKALKPPAKDKCGELLCSLCYHPSNSVLTLTLLKARNLKAKDINGKSDPYVKVWLQFGDKRIEKRKTPIFKCTLNPVFNEAFSFNVPWEKIRECSLDVMVMDFDNIGRNELIGRIQLAGKNGSGASETKHWQDMITKPRQTIVQWHRLKPE
- the LOC100647956 gene encoding synaptotagmin-7 isoform X8; its protein translation is MWAAVTRSLEILVAFFEYYTTRTTDSPANKPTTSTSGSGAAGTSGSSGLTTSGATAGASGSGSGVGAASGIGNANAGTSGANAISLGGASSGSAAGTAEPRTPTAGVQNKQLQNVKGDHPSKAFLQSRSMSLVDMYIDNSEPSENVGQIHFSLEYDFQNTTLILRIIQGKDLPAKDLSGTSDPYVRVTLLPDKKHRLETKIKRRTLNPRWNETFYFEGFPIQKLQSRVLHLHVFDYDRFSRDDSIGEMFLPLCQVDFSDKPSFWKALKPPAKDKCGELLCSLCYHPSNSVLTLTLLKARNLKAKDINGKSDPYVKVWLQFGDKRIEKRKTPIFKCTLNPVFNEAFSFNVPWEKIRECSLDVMVMDFDNIGRNELIGRIQLAGKNGSGASETKHWQDMITKPRQTIVQWHRLKPE
- the LOC100647956 gene encoding synaptotagmin-7 isoform X9 encodes the protein MWAAVTRSLEILVAFFEYYTTRAQLDPANKPTTSTSGSGAAGTSGSSGLTTSGATAGASGSGSGVGAASGIGNANAGTSGANAISLGGASSGSAAGTAEPRTPTAGVQNKQLQNVKGDHPSKAFLQSRSMSLVDMYIDNSEPSENVGQIHFSLEYDFQNTTLILRIIQGKDLPAKDLSGTSDPYVRVTLLPDKKHRLETKIKRRTLNPRWNETFYFEGFPIQKLQSRVLHLHVFDYDRFSRDDSIGEMFLPLCQVDFSDKPSFWKALKPPAKDKCGELLCSLCYHPSNSVLTLTLLKARNLKAKDINGKSDPYVKVWLQFGDKRIEKRKTPIFKCTLNPVFNEAFSFNVPWEKIRECSLDVMVMDFDNIGRNELIGRIQLAGKNGSGASETKHWQDMITKPRQTIVQWHRLKPE
- the LOC100647956 gene encoding synaptotagmin-7 isoform X2, translated to MERRDVILTAVFGTVGGLAILVVFGMAAWLYLRTKKSKRRDNDLEPQSEHGDSFNDNRHGKPAKRNGLLNLRTPLISTKSFGTTDSPANKPTTSTSGSGAAGTSGSSGLTTSGATAGASGSGSGVGAASGIGNANAGTSGANAISLGGASSGSAAGTAEPRTPTAGVQNKQLQNVKGDHPSKAFLQSRSMSLVDMYIDNSEPSENVGQIHFSLEYDFQNTTLILRIIQGKDLPAKDLSGTSDPYVRVTLLPDKKHRLETKIKRRTLNPRWNETFYFEGFPIQKLQSRVLHLHVFDYDRFSRDDSIGEMFLPLCQVDFSDKPSFWKALKPPAKDKCGELLCSLCYHPSNSVLTLTLLKARNLKAKDINGKSDPYVKVWLQFGDKRIEKRKTPIFKCTLNPVFNEAFSFNVPWEKIRECSLDVMVMDFDNIGRNELIGRIQLAGKNGSGASETKHWQDMITKPRQTIVQWHRLKPE
- the LOC100647956 gene encoding synaptotagmin-7 isoform X7; the encoded protein is MWAAVTRSLEILVAFFEYYTTRAQLETTDSPANKPTTSTSGSGAAGTSGSSGLTTSGATAGASGSGSGVGAASGIGNANAGTSGANAISLGGASSGSAAGTAEPRTPTAGVQNKQLQNVKGDHPSKAFLQSRSMSLVDMYIDNSEPSENVGQIHFSLEYDFQNTTLILRIIQGKDLPAKDLSGTSDPYVRVTLLPDKKHRLETKIKRRTLNPRWNETFYFEGFPIQKLQSRVLHLHVFDYDRFSRDDSIGEMFLPLCQVDFSDKPSFWKALKPPAKDKCGELLCSLCYHPSNSVLTLTLLKARNLKAKDINGKSDPYVKVWLQFGDKRIEKRKTPIFKCTLNPVFNEAFSFNVPWEKIRECSLDVMVMDFDNIGRNELIGRIQLAGKNGSGASETKHWQDMITKPRQTIVQWHRLKPE